CGTAAAGTAAACGGAAATCTGCACACGAATGGAAGAGCGTAATGCTGTGAAGATTGTGACCCAGCACAGTACCGGTGGTTCCGGCAGAGATGAGTCCGCCCAGGGCATCGATCAGTTCATTGACGCGCAGCGGAGTCGCGTCGACGTCAAGGACGGGGACGCGCTGGCGGTCTGGAATCATTCGGGCTTGACTTCACGTGGGGCGTCGGGCTCGGATGCTGAGACAGCAGGGGCCGGATCCTCGACGGCGGGGGCTTCCGTTACTTCGATCGGTGCCTCTGGCGTTGTGGCCGCCTCGGAGACGGGCTCGTCAACGCCCACAACGGAAGGAACAACCTCACGGAGGCGTTCCAGGGATATGGCTCCCTGACGCACTACCCGGAACGGCGAGGACGTCGCATCCACGATCGTGGACGGCACTGCAGCAGTACCTTGCACAGGCCGGAAGCCGCCCTCAAGGTACACCTCTACGGAATCTGCCAGCTGCAGCCGTGCTTCGGAAGCGGTCTGGGCTGCTTCCTGACCCGTGCGGTTGGCTGATGAGACAGCCAGTGGCCCGGTGAGGCCCAGGAGCTCAAGGGCGAGTTCGTCGTCGGGCATCCTCAGGGCAACCGTGCCCTTTGTATCACCCAGATCCCAGTCCAAGGACGGCTGGGCATGCAGGATGAGCGTCAGGCCACCTGGCCAGAACGCCTGTGCCAAAGCCCTGGCGTCGGCAGTCACATCGCTCGCCAGTCCATCCAGGGCATTGATGCGTGGAATCAGGACCGGCGGGGGCATTTGCCGGCTGCGTCCCTTGGAAGCCAACAACATTGTCACGGCCAAGGGGGAAAAGGCGTCTGCTGCGATGCCATATACGGTGTCCGTGGGCAGCACGATGCACTTCTTTTCGCTGATGGCACGCTGCGCGTGTTGAAGTCCTTCAGCCCGCTGGTCGTCGGAAGTGCAATTGTAGGTTGTGGTCACAGCGCTATTCTTTCACTCATCAGGAGCCTTGTTTGCCAGCACCGCGCTCGTGGCACGTTCCTTGCCGTTAAGGTCAAAGTGCGTGGTGATGTCCTGCCAACGTCCCGCGCGACGCAACATGCCGGTGATCCAGTCGGCCTGGACTTCCGCGTGTTCCATGACGAAGTAGCCGCCAGGCTTCAGGAGGCGGCGTGCAGAGGCTGCTGCCGCCGTCGGGAGTTCCATGCCGTCAGCTCCCCCACCGTACAGTGCCTCAGGAGGATCGTGCAGCGCCACTTCAGGTTCGTTTGGTATGGCTTCGGCTGGGATGTACGGCGGATTCGAAACGACGACGTCGAAGCTGCCGTTGAGTTCGGACAGCGCATTCCTGAGATCGCCTTGGATCAACGTGACTCCCAGCGGTTCCAGGTTCCTGCTGGCCCAGGCATGGGCAAATATGCTGAATTCCACTGCATGGACTTCGGCTCCTGGAACCTCGTGGGCTATTGAACCGGCAATGGCTCCGGAACCGGTGCCGAGATCCACGATCTTAGGGTGGGACATGCCGGCGACGTGGTCGATGACAAGCTGGACAACGGATTCCGTTTCGGGCCGGGGAATAAACACACCCGGCCCCACCTGCAGCTCAAGGTGGCGGAAATACGCGACGCCGGTGATGTGCTGAAGCGGTACGCGTCCGGCACGCTCAGCCACGAGTTCGGCGTAGCCTTCAGGGGCGGGGGAATCACCCAGGAGCATTGCCCGCAACCGGCCCAGGCCCACTCCCAACAGGTGCTCCGCAAGAAGTTCGGCATCGACGCGCGGGGTGGGGACACCGGCGTCGGACAAAACGGCAGTAGCCTCGCGAACCGCGTCCGCGAGGCTCTGTCCTGGGTAAAACGCCATATCTATACCCGTGGTGCTCGGCTATTCGCCGAGGGCGTCCAAGCGGGACTGCTCATCCGCTTCAATCGCCGACTGGATAACGGGTTCCAGATCACCATTCATCACGGCGTCGAGGTTGTACGCCTTGTAGCCCGTGCGGTGGTCCGCAATGCGGTTTTCCGGGAAGTTGTAGGTGCGGATGCGCTCCGAGCGGTCCATTGTACGGATCTGCGACTTGCGCTGTTCGGAGTTGGCGGCGTCGATCTGTTCCTGCTGGTGGGCCAGGAGCCGGGCGCGGAGCACGCGCATACCCGCTTCGCGGTTTTGTAGCTGCGACTTCTCGTTCTGCATGGCCACCACGATGCCCGTAGGCAAGTGGGTGATGCGGACTGCTGAGTCGGTGGTGTTCACGGACTGGCCACCGGGACCGGAGGACCGGTAGACGTCGATCTTGAGGTCGTTCTGGTTGATTTCAAGTTCTTCGGGTTCGTCCACTTCGGGAAGCACCAGGACACCCGCCGCGGAAGTGTGGATGCGGCCCTGCGATTCCGTCACCGGAACGCGCTGCACGCGGTGGACGCCACCTTCAAACTTCAACCGCGCAAAGACGCCCTCTGCGGGGTCGTTGGAGTTGCCCTTGATGGCCACGGCGACGTCTTTGTATCCACCAAGATCGGATTCGGTGGCGGAGATCATTTCAGTCTTCCAGCCCCGCGACTCGGCGTAACGCATGTACATCCGCAGAAGGTCGCCAGCGAACAAGGCAGCTTCGTCGCCACCTTCGCCGCCCTTGACTTCAAGAATCACGTTGCGGGCATCGTCCGGATCACGAGGGATCAACAAACGGCGCAGCCGCTCCTGTGCCGCAGGAATCTGCTCCTCCAACTGCACAACTTCTGCAGCGAATTCGGGATCTTCGTCTGCCATCTCTTTGGCAGCTTCCAAATCATCATTGAGCCCGCGCCATTTGTTGTACGCCTCCACAATGCCCTGGAGCTGGGCAGAACGCCGCCCCAACTTCCGGGCCGCAGACTGATCGGCATAAACAGCAGGATCGCTCAACTGCGCCTGGATAGCAGCATGCTCATCAAGCAATCCCTGTACGGACTCAAACATTTTCAAACCTCTTTCGACTCGTATCCAAGTCTAATTTGCGCCAACGATTCCGTAGGCCGCACGAATTCCCGCGCCGGGGAGGTGACGGCTGGACGCAAAGGTGACGAGTCCGCCGTCGTGTAATTTTGCCGGCCCGGGAGTGGCATCGGGCCTGTCGTAGCGTTGCTGCTGACGTACGCAGTACGTCAGCAGCAACGCGAAGGGGCGGGGCCGGCAAAAATACTTGACGGCCCCACCCCACGTAACGCTATTTGTCGTTGTCCGACTTCGCTCCGAGCGTCGTCTTCTGTACCTGCATGAGGAACTCGACGTTGCTCTGCGTCTCCCGGATCTTGTTGGTCAGCAGCTCAAGGCTCTGCTGCTGCTCCAGGCCGGAAAGCACGCGGCGCAGCTTCCACATGATCTTGACTTCTTCAGGCGAGAGCAGGTTCTCTTCGCGGCGCGTACCGGATGCGTTGACGTCCACGGCCGGGAAGATGCGCTTGTCTGCCAGCTGGCGGGACAGGCGGAGCTCCATGTTGCCAGTGCCCTTGAACTCTTCGAAGATGACTTCGTCCATCTTGGAGCCGGTCTCGACGAGAGCGGTTGCCAGGATGGTGAGCGAGCCACCGTTCTCGATGTTTCGGGCTGCACCGAAGAAGCGCTTGGGCGGGTACAGGGCTGCGGAGTCCACACCACCGGACAGGATGCGGCCGGAGGCCGGTGCTGCCAGGTTGTACGCACGGCCAAGGCGGGTCATGGAGTCCAGCAGGACCACCACGTCCATGCCCATTTCCACGAGGCGCTTGGCACGTTCAATGGAGAGCTCAGCAACCGTGGTGTGGTCATCTGCGGGACGATCGAAGGTGGAGGCAATGACCTCGCCCTTGACGGTGCGCTGCATGTCCGTTACTTCTTCGGGACGTTCGTCAACCAACACCATCATGAGGTGGACCTCAGGGTTGTTGGTTGTGATCGCGTTGGCGATGGACTGCAGGATGAGCGTCTTGCCTGCCTTCGGCGGGGAGACGATCAAGCCACGCTGGCCCTTGCCGATCGGAGCCACGAGGTCGATGACACGCGGACCAATCTTCTTGGGGTCCGTTTCCAGGCGCAGGCGCTCAGACGGGTACAGCGGCACCAGTTTGGCGAACTCGACGCGGTCCTTCAGTTCTTCCGGCGTCTTACCGTTGACTGAAGTGACGCGAACGAGGGCATTGAACTTCTGGCGTGAGGACTGCTGGTTGCGGTCTTCACCTTCGCGTGGTGCACGGATGGCACCAACTACGGCGTCACCCTTGCGAAGGTTGTACTTCTTGACCTGCGCCAGGGAAACGTAAACGTCGTTTGCTCCCGGGAGGTAGCCGGACGTACGGATGAACGCGTAGTTCTCCAGGACATCCAGGATGCCTGCTACGGGCAGCAGGACGTCGTCTTCGGTGACTTCGATGTCGTCAACATCCGGTCCCTGTGCACGGCCACGGCGGCGTTCGTTGCGATCGCGGAAGCGGTCGCTGCGGGTGTTGCCGTCCCGGCTGTCCTGACCGCGGCGGTCGCTACGGTCGTTCTGATCATTGCGATCACGACGGTTGCGGCGGTTGCGGCGGTTGCCAGTCTCTTCGGTATCGACGCTGTCCTCGCGCCGTCCGCGGGAGTCACGACGTTCACGCTGCGACTGATCGCCGGAGTCAGCCTGTTCGCGCTGTTCGGTCCGCTCAGCACGCTGCTCACGCTGTTCGGTCCGCTCAGCACGCTGCTCACGCTGTTCCGTCCGCTCAGCACGTTGCTCACGCTGTTCCGTCCGCTCAGCACGCTGCTCACGCTGTTCCGTCCGCTCGGCACGCTGCTCAGCGGCCGGGGCTTCTTCGGTTTCGACCGGAGCTGCAGCCGCCTCGCCGCGACGGCGATTGCGGGTGCGGGGCTGGCGGCGCTCGGTGCCGGCTTCGCTGGCCTCCGGTGCTGCTTCAGCCTCCGAAACCGGCGCTGTCTGCGTTTCAGCCGGCGCAGCAGAGTCTGCCGCTGCCACAACGCCATCGCTGGTGGCGCGGCGGCTTCGGCCACGTCCACGTCCGCGAGGAGCTTCCTGCGTCGGCGCTTCGGCGCTTACTTCAGCGGCAGGAGCGCTGCTTTCTGCAACCTTGACCTCGGCAGCCGGCGCTTCCTTGGGCGCGGTGGCAGCCCTCGACGACGCCTTGGCCGGGGCCTTGGCGGTAGAGGTCCCGGCACGATGGGCGGAAATGGCGGTTACCAAGTCCCCTTTGCGCATACGGGACCCGCCCGAGATCCCCAGCTGGCTGGCAAGAGCCTGAAGCTGGGCGAGCTTAAGGCCTGCAAGGCCACTGCTCTTGGTGGTTGCTGCTGTTGACGACTCAGCAGCAGAAGTTGTTGTGTCCACAGCTGAAGCCAGCTCAGTGGTTTCTGTCACGAAGGATCCTTCCCCCTCGACGGCGTCCAGAGCGAGAGCTGGACGCGATGATTTGTTCTGGGCTGCAGTTCAGATCTGCAGCCGGTGATTTCGGCCGTGCCTGATGGATTGTGGCCAACAGGGCCGGATACTGATCGTCTTCATTGAATCCAGTTGCCCGGACAGCCGACTGAATATTCAGGGAACAGAGAGAGTTCTGCGGCACCTGAGACAGGCCGGAAGGAGACGGCACCGCCAGACGTTGGCACAGTTGACGAAAGGAACAGCGAAACCGCCAAGATCCAAAATCAGGGAACTGCCCGCGGCTTTACCGCCGGTGCACTTCCACTCTAGCACCTTCAACGTCCACAGCCAGCGTCATCACGCGCCAACTGACGTTGGGTGTGTTGGCCGCTGTGAAGGCCTCGATGAATTCGGCAACCGTTGCGGCCTCGCCGGGCCCGTTGGCGAGAACCATGACCGTGGGACCAGCACCGGAAACCACTGCGGCGTGGCCGGCAGTCCGCAGCGCTGCAATGAGGTCTGCGCTGGGCCGCATCGCTTCGGCGCGGTAGCTCTGGTGTAGGTAGTCTTCGGTGCCGGGCAGCAGGAATTCCGGCTGGGTGGTCAGCGCGTGGATCAGCAACGCTGCGCGCCCGGAGTTCATTGCAGCAGCGTGGTGGCCCACAGACGCAGGCAACAGCCCCCGGGCAGTTTCGGTGGAGAGTTCGTAATCCGGAACAGCCACCACGGGAACCACGGACCGGGCTACTTCAGCACGCGTACTGCTGTACTGCTCGCTGTCCTGCCATGACAGCGCCAGTCCGCCGAAAATCGCGGGGGCGACGTTGTCCGGGTGGCCTTCCATTTCGCTGGTCAGTTGAAGGATCCAGTCGAGATCCCGCTGTGCCTCTTTCGGAACCAAAGCATTGGCAGCCGTAACGGCCGCCACGACTGCAGAGGCCGAGGAACCCAATCCGCGTCCATGTGGATTGACGTTGTCCGCCGTGATCCTCAGGCCCGAGTGCTTGAAACCCAAACGGTCCAAGGCGAGGTCGATCGCACGCACCACCAAATGGCTGGAGTCGCGGGGAAGGGTATCGGCGCCCTCACCGGAGAGCTGGAATTCGAGCTCTCCGGTGGTGAGCGTTTCCACCGTCAAGGTGTCGTAAATGGACAGGGCCAAGCCGAGGCTGTCGTAGCCGGGACCCAGGTTGGCGCTCGTACCAGGGACCTTGACGGTCAGCCGCTGGCCTGCCGCGACGAATTCACGATCGGTCGCGGTGGGCTGCGTTTGTTCCACTCTTACTTTTCTTCCAGTCCCAGTTCCGCGGCAACGGTAACGACGTCGTTGGAAACCTTGACCGGCTGGACGTCGCTACCGTCCTCCGTACGGAGAGCCCATTGGGGGTCCTTGAGTCCGTGGCCGGTAACAGTGATGACGATGGTCTTGCCGGAAGGAACTTCACCAGCAGCGTGCTTCTTGATAAGGCCTGCCACACCCGCAGCAGAGCCCGGCTCAACGAAGACGCCTTCCTTGGAAGAGAGCCAGCGGTGGGCGTCCAGGATTTCCTCATCCGTGACAGCTTCGATCAGGCCGCCGGATTCGTCGCGGGCAGCGACAGCGGTGTCCCATGAAGCCGGGTTGCCGATGCGGATGGCAGTGGCAATGGTGTCAGGCTCCGTGATGGGGTGCCCGGCAACGAACGGCGCGGCACCTGCGGCCTGGAAACCCCACATGACCGGCGTCTTGGTGGAAACGGCGGGCAGTGTGCCGTTGGCCGTCTCGAAGGGAGCAGAGTACTCCTTGTAGCCCTTCCAGTAGGCAGTGATGTTGCCGGCGTTGCCGACAGGCAGCACATGGATGTCCGGGGCATCGCCCAGGGAGTCAACAACCTCGAAGGCGCCGGTCTTCTGGCCCTGGATACGTGCAGGGTTGACCGAGTTCACCAGGAACACCGGGTAGGACTCGCCAAGCTTGCGGGCGATGTCCAGGCAGTTGTCGAAGTTGCCGTCAACCTGCAGCAGCGTGGCGCCGTGCGCGATCGCCTGGCTGAGCTTGCCCATGGAGATCTTGCCCTCGGGGACCAGCACGGCGCACTTGAGCCCGGCAGCCGTTGCGTAAGCCGCGGCCGAGGCCGAGGTGTTACCGGTGGAAGCGCACACCACAGCCTTGGCGCCCGCTTCCACGGCCGCAGTCATGGCCATGGTCATGCCGCGGTCCTTGAAGGAACCTGTGGGGTTCATGCCCTCGACCTTCAGGTACACCTGCGAGCCGGTCAGCTCGGAAAGCTTCTGGGCGTGGACGAGGGGCGTGCCGCCCTCGCCGAGTGTAATGACCTTGGTGGCTTCCGTTACGGGCAAACGATCAGCGTATTCGCGGATTACTCCGCGCCATTGGTGAGCCACTTAGACCCCTTCTACCCGCAGTACGGATGTCACAGAATTGATGACGTCCAAGCCCTTCACGGCCTCGACGGTTGCTGCGAGTGCAGCTTCGGATGCACGGTGCGTCACGATTTTCAGCTCAGCCGACTCAACATTCGAGGCAGAATCGCGGTGGATCGTTTGACGCATGATTTCGATGGATACGCCGTTCTCCGCAAAAATGTGGGCGATGCGAGCCAACACTCCAGCTTGGTCCGCTACGTCCAGACCGATGTAATAGCTGGTGTTGGAAGCGTCAATGGACAGTGCCGGAACGTGCCCGGTAGTTGTTTCCGTTCGGCCTGGACCACCCAGGACCAAGCGCCGGGCAGCGGAGACGAGGTCACCGAGCACGGCAGACGCCGTCGGGGTACCGCCGGCACCCTGGCCGTAGAACATCAGCTCACCGGCGTTTTCGGCCTCGATGAAGACGGCGTTGAAGGCACCGCGGACGGCGGCCAGCGGGTGTTCGCGGGGCAGGAGCGTCGGGTGCACGCGTACCGAAATGCCGCTTTCTGAATTGTCGATCTTCTCGGCGATCGCGAGCAGCTTGATGACGAAGCCGGCTTCCTTGGCCGAGGCGATGTCGGCGGCGCTGACCTTGGTGATCCCTTCGCAGTAGACATCGTCCAAGGAGAAGCGGGTGTGGAAGGACAGTGATGCCAGGATTGCGGCCTTGGCAGCTGCGTCATGGCCTTCGACGTCTGCCGTGGGGTCAGCCTCTGCATAGCCCAGGCGCTGCGCTTCGGCGAGGGCGTCCGCGAATTGGGCACCGGTGCTGTCCATCTGGTCAAGGATGAAGTTGGTGGTTCCGTTGACGATGCCGAGCACGCGGGTGATGCGGTCCCCGGAGAGGCTGTCGCGAATCGGACGCAGGATGGGAATGGCACCGGCCACCGCGGCTTCATAGGACAGCTGGACTCCAGCTTTGTCAGCCTCTTCATAAAGAGTGGGGCCGTCCTGGGCGAGCAATGCCTTGTTGCCGGTGACAACGCATGCACCATTCTGGATGGCGGTGACAATGAGCGTACGCGCGGGTTCGATCCCGCCCATGAGCTCGATGACGAGGTCTGCGTCCTTAACCAGGGTCTCGGCGTCCGTGGTAAAGAGTTCACGCGGCAGTTCGACGTCGCGGGGGGAATCGATATTGCGAACAGCAATACCGGAAAGCTCCAGACGGGCACCGCTGCGTGCAGCCAATGCCTCGGCGTCGTCAATAAGAATCCGCGCGACCTGGGCCCCAACGTTGCCACAGCCCAGCAGGGCCACCTTCAGGGTTCGCACTTCAGACATTCGCCACTCCCATGTCGCGGTTCAAGAGATCTTCTTCGGTTTCCCCGCGGACAATAAGCCTGGCGGCTCCGTCGCGCACAGCGACAACGCCAGGCCGGGCCAGGTAGTTGTAGTTGCTTGAGAGGGCCCAGCAATAGGCGCCGGTACCCGGTACTGCGAGCAAATCACCGGCTGCCACATCCGCGGGCAGATATACATCTCTAACAACTATGTCGCCGCTCTCGCAATGTTTGCCCACTACGCGGGACAGCTGCGGAGCTGCGTCGGAGTCACGGGACGCCAAAATCGCCGAATAATCCGCGTCGTAAAGCACCGGACGGGCGTTGTCGCTCATTCCGCCATCTACCGACACATAGCGACGCGGATACGTAACGTTCTCTTGCCCTTCGGCTCCACCGGGTGCGTCCACGCGGACCGTTTTCAGCGTACCGACCTCGTACAAGGTGAACGTGCTGCTGCCAACAATGGCGCGGCCAGGTTCGATGGAAATACGCGGTGATGTGATGCCCAACTCGGCGCACTTGGACCGTACGACGGCGGCCATCGCCTGCGCGATCTCGGCTGGCGGGCGCGGCGTGTCCACCGGGGTGTAGGCGATGCCGTATCCACCTCCGAGGTCCAATTCCGGCAGGACGATGGAGTACTTGGCCTGCATGACGGCGAGGAAGCCCAGGAGCTTCTCCGCTGCCAGCTCGAAGCCGTCCGGCTCAAAAATCTGTGAGCCGATGTGGCAGTGCAGGCCCAGAAGCTCCACGCTCGGGTAGGACGTCGCTGCCGCTACGGCTTCTTCGGCGGCGGACAATCCGGCTTCTTCGGTGGAGTCCTCAGCCATGGAGAGCCCGAACTTCTGGTCCTCATGTGCTGTGGCGATGAACTCGTGCGTATGGGCGTGGACACCGGGGGTCAGGCGCAGCATCACCTTGGCCGTTTCGCCGCGGCTCGATGCGATTTTCGCCACACGTTCCAACTCGTCGAGGCTATCCACCACGATCCTGCCCAGCTTCATGTCCAGCGCGCGGGTGATCTCGGCATCGGACTTGTTGTTGCCGTGCAGTCCGAGGTTGGCGCCGTCGATTCCTGCGCGGGCTGCAACGGCAAGTTCGCCGCCTGAGCACGTGTCCAGGCGCAGGCCTTCCTCGGCCACCCAACTGGCCACGGCCGTGCATAAGAAGGACTTGCCTGCGTAGTAGACGTCCACTCCCCCGCAGATGTCTGCGAAAGCGTCGTCGAAGGCGTCCTTGAAGGCACGTGCACGGGACCGGAAGTCAGTTTCACTCATCACGAAGAGGGGCGTGCCGAATTGTTCCTTCAGGTCACTGACGGAAATACCATCAATGGTGACCTCACCGGCATCGTTCTTCTCCACTCCGGCAGCCCACATGGGCGACTGCAGTGCGTTGAGGTCTTCAGGGACAGCCAACCACCCAGGGGCCAGCGGCGAAGCGTTCGTGTTCATGGCTCTACATCCGTTCCGGGGCTGAAACGCCCAGCAGTCCGAGTCCATTGGCAAGCACCTGGCTGGTGGCGTCGTTGAGCCACAGTCGTGTGCGGTTGACGTCCTGGACAGGCTCTTCGCCCTGCGGCGAGACACGGCAGGCGTCGTACCAGCGGTGGTAGGCGCCGGCGATGACTTCAAGATGGCGTGCCACGCGGTGCGGTTCGCGGAGCTCGGCGGCCTTGGCCACGATGGAGGGGTAACTGCCTAGGTAGGAGAGAAGCTCGTTCTCCGTCGCGTGATCCAGAAGTGATGCGTCGAACACGGAACGGTCCACGCCAGCCTCGGCGGCATTGCGCGCGGTTCCCCTGGAGCGGGCATGGGCGTATTGGACGTAGAACACGGGGTTCTCGTTGCTGTTCTTCTTGAGCAGCTCCGGATCCAGTGTCAGAGGCGAATCAGCCGGGAACCGCGCCAGGGAGTAGCGCACTGCATCCTTGCCCAGCCAGGAAATGAGGTCCTTGAGTTCGATGATGTTGCCCGCACGCTTGGACAACTTGGCGCCGTTGACGGACACTAATTGTCCGATGAGGACCTCGATGTTCACTTCGGGATCGTCGCCCGCGCACGCCGCAATGGCCTTCAGGCGGTTGATGTAACCGTGGTGGTCGGCACCGAGTAGGTAAATCTTCTCGGTGAAACCGCGGTCCTTCTTGGAGAGGTAGTACGCGGCATCGGCAGCGAAGTATGTCGGTTCGCCGTTGGCGCGGATCATGACGCGGTCTTTGTCATCGCCGAAGTCGGTGGTGCGCAACCAAACCGCACCGCCGTCGTCGAACACGTGGCCTTGTTCGCGTAGGCGGGCAACGGCAGATTCGATGGCACCGGCGTCGTGCAGTTCCTTCTCTGAGAAGAAGACGTCGAACTCCACACCGAAATCTGCCAGCGTTGCCTTGATATCTGCCATTTGTGCCTCGTAGGCAGCAGCACGGATGACTGGCAGCGCAGCCTCGTCCGTCAGTTCGTGGATGTCCGGGTGGGCCCTGAGCACTTCATCGCCGAGTTCGCGAATGTACTCACCGGGGTAGCCGCCCTCCGGGACGCCCCGGCCATGGAGCCGGGAGAGTACGGAGTTGGCAAACACGTTCATCTGCGAACCGGCGTCGTTGATGTAGTACTCGGCAGTGACATCGGCACCGGAAGCCCGGAGTACACGCGCAATCGCATCGCCGAGCGCGGCCCACCGGGTATGGCCGATATGAAGGGGACCGGTGGGATTGGCAGAAACGAATTCCATGTTCACTACATGGCCCGCGAGCACCCGGTTGGTCCCGTACGCCGAGCCCGCCTCAACGATCGCTTTGGCGAGCGCGCCTGCCGTGGCAGCATCAACGGTGATGTTCAGGAAGCCGGGGCCTGCGATTTCCACCCCGGTCACGCCGGGGATTTCCTGCAGGCGATTGCTAAGGATCCCCGCGAACTCGCGCGGATTCGTACCGGCCTGCTTAGCCAATTGGAGGGCAATATTGGTGGCCCAGTCTCCGTGGTCCCTGTTCTTGGGGCGCTCCACCCGGACTTCGCCGGGGACAGCGGATTCCGCCAAGGCGATTTCGCCGGCAGAGACGGCGTCCTTAAGGCAGGTGGATATGGCAGCAGAGAGTTCTTCGGGAGTCACGTATCCAGCCTACCGGGGGCCTGCGAACTCGAGGAATTAAGGCTCGTATATGTGGATATCTTGGACACAGCGGATACACATAAACGGCTGGCGGCGCCCACAGGCTGAACCATTACGCTGATTTCAACGTTGTGAAGACGTAAGAGGTGGCTTTAGCGGTCATCCAGGGACCGCAACCATCCGTTGACCACATCTTGTCCAGTTGAAACGAGCAGAACGTGACTACGCCACTCCGCAAGAGCCTCTACGTCGG
This window of the Arthrobacter sp. StoSoilB5 genome carries:
- the lysA gene encoding diaminopimelate decarboxylase: MNTNASPLAPGWLAVPEDLNALQSPMWAAGVEKNDAGEVTIDGISVSDLKEQFGTPLFVMSETDFRSRARAFKDAFDDAFADICGGVDVYYAGKSFLCTAVASWVAEEGLRLDTCSGGELAVAARAGIDGANLGLHGNNKSDAEITRALDMKLGRIVVDSLDELERVAKIASSRGETAKVMLRLTPGVHAHTHEFIATAHEDQKFGLSMAEDSTEEAGLSAAEEAVAAATSYPSVELLGLHCHIGSQIFEPDGFELAAEKLLGFLAVMQAKYSIVLPELDLGGGYGIAYTPVDTPRPPAEIAQAMAAVVRSKCAELGITSPRISIEPGRAIVGSSTFTLYEVGTLKTVRVDAPGGAEGQENVTYPRRYVSVDGGMSDNARPVLYDADYSAILASRDSDAAPQLSRVVGKHCESGDIVVRDVYLPADVAAGDLLAVPGTGAYCWALSSNYNYLARPGVVAVRDGAARLIVRGETEEDLLNRDMGVANV
- the argS gene encoding arginine--tRNA ligase — translated: MTPEELSAAISTCLKDAVSAGEIALAESAVPGEVRVERPKNRDHGDWATNIALQLAKQAGTNPREFAGILSNRLQEIPGVTGVEIAGPGFLNITVDAATAGALAKAIVEAGSAYGTNRVLAGHVVNMEFVSANPTGPLHIGHTRWAALGDAIARVLRASGADVTAEYYINDAGSQMNVFANSVLSRLHGRGVPEGGYPGEYIRELGDEVLRAHPDIHELTDEAALPVIRAAAYEAQMADIKATLADFGVEFDVFFSEKELHDAGAIESAVARLREQGHVFDDGGAVWLRTTDFGDDKDRVMIRANGEPTYFAADAAYYLSKKDRGFTEKIYLLGADHHGYINRLKAIAACAGDDPEVNIEVLIGQLVSVNGAKLSKRAGNIIELKDLISWLGKDAVRYSLARFPADSPLTLDPELLKKNSNENPVFYVQYAHARSRGTARNAAEAGVDRSVFDASLLDHATENELLSYLGSYPSIVAKAAELREPHRVARHLEVIAGAYHRWYDACRVSPQGEEPVQDVNRTRLWLNDATSQVLANGLGLLGVSAPERM